A stretch of Candidatus Sphingomonas phytovorans DNA encodes these proteins:
- a CDS encoding alpha/beta hydrolase, producing MRAHAADYGIDPSRVAVWGESAGGYLAAMVGVTNGVKDFDRGDNLDQSSAVQAVVDKFGTSDTVHVAEDFNPEMAGFVAPGSPIARYLAEGGTAFPPASNPLTYIDRSDPPFLIFHGNQDRIVSPSQTLRLHNALRAAGVPSTRYILDGAGHGDLAFVGDPMAGLPWSSKETMNIIVHFLHDPK from the coding sequence CTGCGCGCCCACGCCGCCGACTATGGCATCGATCCTTCGCGCGTGGCGGTCTGGGGTGAATCGGCGGGTGGCTATCTCGCCGCCATGGTCGGCGTGACGAACGGGGTGAAGGACTTCGATCGTGGCGACAATCTCGACCAGAGCAGCGCCGTCCAGGCCGTTGTCGACAAGTTCGGCACGTCGGACACGGTGCATGTGGCGGAGGATTTCAATCCCGAGATGGCAGGCTTCGTTGCGCCCGGATCGCCGATCGCACGCTATCTTGCCGAGGGTGGTACGGCCTTTCCCCCCGCTTCCAATCCCCTCACCTATATCGACCGGTCTGATCCGCCGTTTCTGATCTTCCATGGCAACCAGGACCGGATTGTGTCGCCGAGCCAGACACTGAGGCTGCACAATGCTTTACGCGCCGCCGGCGTCCCGAGCACGCGCTATATCCTGGATGGGGCCGGCCATGGCGATCTCGCCTTCGTCGGTGATCCAATGGCCGGCCTTCCCTGGTCGTCGAAGGAAACCATGAATATCATCGTCCACTTCCTGCATGATCCGAAGTGA